Within the Bos indicus x Bos taurus breed Angus x Brahman F1 hybrid chromosome 17, Bos_hybrid_MaternalHap_v2.0, whole genome shotgun sequence genome, the region CAGCATGCAGCAGGCCATGTACTTGCCGTGGCGAGGGTCACACTTGACCATCTGGTTGGCCGGCTCGAAGCAGGCGTTGGTGATCTCGGCCACGGACAGCTGCTCGTGGTAGGCCTTCTCGGCCGAGATGACCGGGGCGTACGTGGCCAGGGGGAAGTGGATGCGGGGGTAGGGTACCAGGTTGGTCTGGAACTCGGTCAGGTCCACGTTGAGGGCGCCGTCGAAGCGCAGGGAGGCCGTGATGGAGGACACGATCTGCCCGATGAGCCGGTTGAGGTTGGTGTACGTGGGCCGCTCGATGTCCAGGTTGCGCCGGCAGATGTCGTAGATGGCCTCGTTGTCCACCATGAAGGCGCAGTCCGAGTGCTCCAGGGTCGTGTGCGTGGTCAGGATGGAGTTGTAGGGCTCCACCACGGCCGTGGAGACCTGGGGCGCCGGGTAGATGGCGAACTCCAGCTTGGACTTCTTGCCGTAGTCCACCGAGAGCCGCTCCATGAGCAGCGACGCGAAGCCCGAGCCGGTGCCGCCCCCGAAGCTGTGGAAGATGAGGAAGCCCTGCAGCCCCGTGCACAGGTCCGCCTGCGGGAGGGAGAGGCGTGAGCCGGGCCGCACGCGCCGCCGAGAGCCGGGCCTGCCCTCCCTGCCGGGAGCCCCCGGGCCCCCGCACCAGTTTGCGGATGCGGTCCAGGACCAGGTCGACGATCTCCTTGCCGATGGTGTAGTGGCCACGGGCATAGTTGTTGGCCGCGTCTTCCTTCCCGGTGATCAGCTGCTCCGGGTGGAAGAGCTGCCTGTAGGTCCCCGTGCGCACCTCGTCTGCGGGGGGACAGCGGCCGGGCTTGGAGGACGCCGGTCCCGCCCCCGTGGCCGGCTCCGGGACCCGCCCGTCTGCAGGCCCGCACCGTTCCTCCCCGGCCTGCGGTCAGGTCTCCCGGGAGAGTCTCCAAGACAGATACGCCCCACCTGCCATTTTCGGCTCCGGGGGCCCATCGACCCAGAAGAAGTCTCAGCGTGGTGGGTTCCCAAAGGACGGGAGTGCCCTGGCGGCTCTGTGGGCACCTCTCGCCCACACCCGCCGCTCCACCCCAGGCATCACTGGGACGGTCCTGCCACTCTGGACGGATGCCAGCCTGACTGCCCCGGGCACCCCCTGTGGCCTGGGTCTCCCGGGCTCCGGGGTGCCTGTCTGTTATCTCCTGGGTGGCCCCTCTCCTCGGAAACTACCTCGGGCTTCTGACCGGGAGGCACCCGGCGaaggttctgggcttcccttgccAAGTGGGAGGGGACCTACCGACCACGGTGGGCTCCAGGTCCACGAACACGGCCCTGGGCACGTGCTTGCCGGCCCCCGTCTCGCTGAAGAACGTGTTGAAGGAGTCATCCCCGCCGCCGATGGTCTTGTCGCTGGGCATCTGGCCGTCGGGCTGAATGCCATGCTCCAGGCAGTACAGCTCCCAGCAGGCGTTGCCGATCTGGACGCCCGCCTGCCCCACGTGGATGGAGATGCACTCGCGCTGGAAGCAGAGCAACGAGTGAGGCCTGGCGACACGGCCGTGGTCTCTGCACAGCATGCAGATGTACCTGACTTCTTAAATTAATAGTTCTACTATCTTTTGGTTTGTATCTAATATACAAACCAAAAGATATTAGTATCTATATTTAGTATCTAATATAAATACTATATTAGATAATAGTATCTAATGTCTTAGGGTCTTGTCGGACTTTGTCCCACAAACTTCCCAGGTCAATAGGagcccaacatgctactgaagaagagcagagaaatagttcCAGAGGGAATgaaaaggctgagccaaagcgaaaacaacgcccagttgtggacATGTCAGTGGTGAAAGGAAAGTCTGATGATGTGAGAAcaacaaggcagaggaacctggagtgtcaGGCCCATGAGTCAAGGCGAATTGGAAGTGGTCCAAACAGGattagcaagagtgaacatcaacattttaggaatcagtgaactaaaatgaatgggaatgggcaagtttaattcagatgactattgtatctactactgtggggaaaaatcccttagaagaaatggagcagccctcatagtcaacaaaagattctgaaatgcagtacctggatgcaatctcaaaaatgacaggatgatctctgttcgtttccaaggcaaaccattcaatatcccgGTAATCCCAGTGTATGCCTTAATCACTAATGccggagaagctgaagttgaatggttctatgaagacctacaagacctctagaactaacacccaaaaaagatgtccttttcatcacgggactggaatgcaaaaggaggaagtcattTTCTGTCTGAGCACCTGCCTAGCCAGCATGGAGACAGACCTGAACTGTGAACAGGAATACAGTCATTATAAACGTCTTCCCAACACTCAATAAAAAGCAGTAAAAACCTACACAAAATTAGCATCAAGCCATTCTGTTTCCACCCAAGGCTGGATTTACCAACCTGAGGTAAGCAATGGctcaaaaaatcagacacagtgTATGAAATAACACTTCTCAGTCATCAGACAACAGGCAGCACAGAACAGTGAGTGAGTCCGCTGAGCAGGGAACAAGGCAAGCCCGGCAGAGGTCCCAGCACATCCAGGCTGCAGCTGAGAGAGGAGACCCAAGCAAAGCCCCGGGATCGCCCAGGGTTGAGTAGGGGAGTCCTGTGTTGAGAGGCCAAGGCAGCTGGAAAgtctggtgctggaaaagagaCAGCTGCGCCAAGGGGGCCCAGGGCAGCAGGGAGGCCCAAGGTCCTCACTGTGGCTGCTCAGCACAGGGAGGGAGTAGCTGAGCCCATGCCTGCTGTGGCAGGAAGACGTCCTGAGGCAGAGAGCTCGGGGAGGGGGGGGTGGTCCTCAGCAGTGGGGCCAAGTGAGGCCAACCCTCAAGACTGCCCTGAACCCACCCAAGAAAGCTTAAGAGCAGGACACAGAAGGCTCAAACTCTTCCCAGGTATATTTACAGCATCCCAGCAGAaagcttcggagaaggcaatggcaccccactccagcactcttgcctggaaaatcccatggatggaggagcctggtaggctgcagtccatggggccgctaagagtctgacatgactgagcgacttcactttcacttttctctctcatgcactggagacggcaatggcagcccactccagtgttcttgcctggagaatcccagggacggggagcctggtgggctgccgtctatggggtcgcacagagtcatacacgactgaagcgactcagcagcaacaAGGAACTACTGCACAGCagagagaactctgctcagtgttcctCGGCAGCCTGAAGGGAGGGGAGTCTGAGGCTGAATGGAGACATGtacgtgtatggctgagtccctctgctgtccacctacACTAGCACAAGGCTGTAAATCAggtataccccaaaacaaaataaaaacttaaaaaaaggcCCAGAAATGACAGATGATTAGTAGATTAATTACAGAATTAGAATTATATGCCTCAGGAAGGTACAGGAAAAATGAGCATAATACGGAGAAACACATTTGATATATAAAaaacgacctaaatcaaatcgccaATTAtgaaaaagagtctgaaatgaaaaacacactggGTGTGATTAATAACAGACTCTACATATtttagtaactataaatggagagTAACCTTCAACGACTATATAAAaaattgaacaacaaaaaactccCAGCAGATTATACACTAAGAAGATCTGAAATGATGAAACAGTTCTGGAAATAGTGGTTATACCACAGGTGAATGTCCTTaacagttaaaatggtaaaaatggtaACTGCTGTTGTattttacatacacacaaaaaagaaatactcagcaataaaaaggaactgtGTTGCAACAACATGGGTAAATCTCATAATAATGAGTGAAAGAATccaaacagcaataacaaattGACTCAACAAACCAAAAATCGTTATATAAAATCCTAGGAAACACAGAGACGTGGTTAAGCAGGGGAGGCAGAGGGGGTGAGGCTGAAGTGAGGATTCACAGAGGGCACCaggtaacttccctggtggctcagagggcaagGAGTCTGCATGCaatgaggagacccaggtttgatccctgggttgggaagatcccctggaggagggcacagcaacccagtccactattttttgcctggaaaatcccatggacagaggagcctggcgagctacagtccatggacacgactgagcgacttcacttcttcttcacCAGGTAACCTGggggtgatggatatgttcattatcttgattgaGGTGATGGTTGCATGGGTGATCAACATGTTAATAttgatattgctgctgctaagtcgcttcagtcgtgtacgactctgtgcgaccccatagacggcagcccaccaggctcccccgtccctgggattctccagacgagaacacggagtgggttgccatttccttctccaatgcatgaaagtgaagagtgaaagtgaagtcgctcagtcgtgtcagactcttagcgaccccatggactgcagcctaccaggctcctccgtccatgggattttccaggcaagagtactggagtggggtgccattgccttctccaatattgaTATTAAACCTTGTCAAATTACATACTTgcaaagatcttgcatgccaaactaaaaagaaaaaaagatcccacaagccccagtgaagatcaaagatcacTCACACTGCACCTGAGACCTGAAGCAGCTAAATCAGTATGTGTTAAAAAGCTTGCAACTTGGTATTTtcaaaagctgaacaaactgcAAGCACCTTTCTGGCCGTGCcggtggcacgtggggtcttagttccctaaccagggatcgagttcatgcctcctgcattggaagcacggagtcctaactaatggactgccaaggaagtccccaagcACTTCTTAataaaggttttaatttttaaaaattcaaataatacaaaatatattttctgaaactAGTATTAAATTACAAATCAAGTAACACAAAGATGTCTGCGAAATCCCCAAGTATTTGGGAATGGATaacaaggaaaatgagaaagtattctgaaaagaataaaaatgaaaacaagacgTACAACACTGTGGGCAGCGCCTGGAGCAGTGCGCGTACGTGTGCGTgttgcacgtgtgtgtgcacgcacgcacgtgctcagctgtgtccaactctgcaaccccatggactgcagcccgccaggctcttctgtccatgggattctccaggcaagaatactggaacgggctgccattcccttctccaggggatcttcccaacccaggaattgaacccacgtcttctgcacctcctgcactggcaggcagattctttaccactgagcaccagggaagagtgtgtgtgtgtgtgtgtgtgtctgtaaaatCTGATGGAGGGatcttcctggtggcccagtggctactCCTCCGCCCTGCAAAAGCAGGGGtcccaggctcagtccctggtcaaggCACTAGATCCCCCATGCCCCAACTAAAGACCCCAAGTGCACAACTAAGGCCAGTGCAGtcagatgaataaatatttaaaccagAAAAAACCTGATGGAGCTCAGGGCaggccaccccaaaatatgctgGTGGCATACTAATTACTTCTAATTAACATTCCTTGAGGACCAGACGGTGGAAGAAGCAAACTCTGATCCTCCTTTGTCCCCTGAAAGCAGGTGAAAAGCTCCTGTTGGGAGGACAGAGGGCGCTGTGGTCCCTGGAGACAGGAGGTAAGGCTGAGAAAGCTGCAGAAGCAAACACTGTTACTGCTTCATTATCTTGCGACCCCCAGCAAAAACCCCTTTCTTTCTTCAAATCTTTATAAATAACTGATTCTTTGTCTAAAAAGATATATAAAGAGTCTGCTTTTGTCACTTCTCAGATCCTATACTGACAGAACTTccatatatataaagtgaaatttGATTTTCTCATGTCAATCTGTCTTCTATCAATCTGATCATTAGACCAACCAGAAGAACCCAGAGAGGAAAATTTTTCCTGCCTTACAAACTcttctggggcttcctaggtggtgctagtggtaaagaacttgcctgcccaaagcaggagacacaagagactcagattcCATGCCTGGCTTgtaaagatcccccagaggagggcatggcaacccactgcagtattcctgcctggagaatttcatggacagaggagcctgataggctacagtctatggggtcacacagagtcagtcatgtctgaagcaacttcacacgcACGCAGGCTTCTACTTTAATCAACTAGAACAAGAGCAAATATCCAAGTTGTGCAGACAAAAAAGCAAGTATAAGAAGCAATATAAcataaaaagccaaaacaaaacaaaaaaggcattaaaaagccagtataagaaaagaaactgaacagaaaagaggggggaaaaaacccagaGTAGAGTCAATGAAACCAGCACCTGGTCAGAGCTAAACAGCCAAACTGATGAGCCCCTGGCCAAATGTATCCAGAAAAAGACAAGACTAATTGCCAGTatcaggaaggaaaaagaggattTCACAACTGATACAGATGGGATGGACAAATTCCTCACACACACTACTGAAGCTCATTAAAAGGAGAGAATCTGGGGATCCTGGCCggccagtggtcaggactccgagcttcccctgcagggggcacaggttcaatccctggttagaaaGCAGTGCAGCgaggttgggaaaaaaaaaggctgagtgaaGAGAAAATGGCCATCCAAATGGCCATGAGACAGAAAATGTTAAACACAGGTATTATTTTCCCATCAATCATGATCATATTCCATTTTTAAACTCTAAGCTCTTAAGAGTGTAGGTCTGGAAGGCTAGAAattcagcttctggtcttgtccTTAGTAAGTGAAAGAAAAGGGCCCAAATCCTAGCTGATTTTCTAGTTCTTTCTGATTCCAAT harbors:
- the LOC113907216 gene encoding tubulin alpha-3 chain-like codes for the protein MLCRDHGRVARPHSLLCFQRECISIHVGQAGVQIGNACWELYCLEHGIQPDGQMPSDKTIGGGDDSFNTFFSETGAGKHVPRAVFVDLEPTVVDEVRTGTYRQLFHPEQLITGKEDAANNYARGHYTIGKEIVDLVLDRIRKLADLCTGLQGFLIFHSFGGGTGSGFASLLMERLSVDYGKKSKLEFAIYPAPQVSTAVVEPYNSILTTHTTLEHSDCAFMVDNEAIYDICRRNLDIERPTYTNLNRLIGQIVSSITASLRFDGALNVDLTEFQTNLVPYPRIHFPLATYAPVISAEKAYHEQLSVAEITNACFEPANQMVKCDPRHGKYMACCMLYRGDVVPKDVNAAIATIKTKRTIQFVDWCPTGFKVGINYQPPTVVPGGDLAKVQRAVCMLSNTTAIAEAWARLDHKFDLMYAKRAFVHWYVGEGMEEGEFSEAREDLAALEKDYEEVGVDSVEAEAEEGEEY